The DNA window ATAACAGCCGTTTGGCCATGTTCGACTAAATCCGCAATGGTTTCGCCCGAATCGACGTCTTTTACTACTGTGCCTGGTGGAACTTTAATAAACGTGTCTTCTGCTTTAGCACCGTGCTGGTTTTTGCTCATGCCGTGTGTTCCACGTTCTGCTTTAAAAATCCGTTTGTAACGGAAATCCATTAGCGTACGAAGTCCCTCTTCAACGATAAAAACGATATTTCCGCCTTTACCACCATCTCCGCCGGCAGGTCCGCCATTTGGTACATATTTTTCGCGACGGAATGCAACCATGCCATCTCCGCCGTCGCCACCTCTAACATAAACTTTTACGTGATCGACAAACATATTATCCCTCCATCTGTGCGCGAACAACAATCATAACGCTGTCTTCGCTGCACTCTTTTGTTACCGTGAATCCAGCTGATTCCACTAGTTCTAAATCTAGCCAACTCCCTGGACCTGTAATGCTTATTTCAAAAAACGAGCTACTGGATGTCAATAAAATTTCGCTACTGTACACCTCATATGGAGTCAGGTGTAGTTTTGCTGATTGAACGAAATCCTCTAGAAAACACCGCAATTCGGCGTCTTTCTGTGCAGGTGCCTGAACCGCTAAACACATTACCTGAAAATCAAATTCCAGAAAGCGCCAATTTGCCGTCAACAGCCATTCTTCTGTCAGCGGCAGACCGATGTCGGCCAGCCGACTGGCATGCATAGACGCTTCGGCATGCGAACGAATTATCGCTTGCGCCTCTTGCAGACGGCCAAGATCCAAATTCATTTTGATTAATTGCAGTTCGTTTAAAAAATCATGGCGCGCATGCCGAAGCGATTGTGCCACTGTCATTGGTTTTTTCATACGTCACGTCCCGATTCAGCTTCTTATTTCAGTATACCAACAATTCGCAGCAAATTCCTAAAATAATGTGTTCTGCTCGTCTCGCAGACGGTGCCTATTATTTTCAAAAGAAAAAGGACTGCGAAAGCAGCCCTTTTCGTTTTGTATTAAGCTTCTTGTGCAACTGGATATACGCTAACTTTTTTCTTATCGCGTCCGTAACGTTCAAAACGTACGATTCCGTCGATTTTAGCAAAAAGTGTATCGTCTCCGCCGCGTCCAACGTTCTCGCCCGGATAAATTTTAGTACCGCGTTGACGGTATAAAATTGAACCACCAGTAACTTCTTGGCCGTCTGCACGTTTTGCGCCAAGGCGTTTAGATTCAGAGTCACGTCCGTTTCTCGTTGAACCTACACCTTTTTTGGATGCAAAAAACTGAAGATTTAATCTTAACATTCTGTCCCACCTCCTAAGCTGTGAAGGTTATTTTAATATATTCTTCATAGTCTTGTTCAATCGTTTTTAACGAAACAATCATTGCGCGTACCAGCAGTTGAACCTGCTCGTCCGTCTTGTCATTCAGGTTGTTCGGAAAACTGACTTTTAAAAAGCCGCTGTTTGCCTGCTGAATTTCTGGTTCGATTCCCGTCAGCTCCATGATGGCGTTCACCGCTCCAAAAGAGACAGCAGACGCTCCAGCACATACGAGGTCTTGCCCATGTTCAGCATAATCCGCATGGCCTGACATTTCAAAAGACGAAATGCGTTTTGACGTTTCCTTTACAGTTACAAGTATCATTCTTACAGGTTAATTGCATCGATAGTCAATTTCGTGTATGGCTGACGATGACCTTTTTTTCTATGGTAGTTCTTTTTCGCTTTATAAGTGAAAACTGTGATCTTTTTAGCGCGGCCGTTTTTAACAACTTTAGCCGTAACAGTAGCTCCTTCAACAAAAGGAACACCCACTTTAGTATCATCTCCACCTACAAATAGAACTTTATCAAAAGTGATCACGTCACCAGCTTCTCCAGTTAATTTCTCAACGTAGATTTCTTGGCCCGCTTCAACTTTGATTTGTTTTCCACCAGTTTCAATAATTGCGTACATATCCTTGCACCTCCTCTAAGATTAAGACTCGCCTATTCAGGTGACTTGCCGAAGCAACTTCTTAATGTAACCTGATTCGAGCGGTTGCAGCACGGTGCGCTACAAACATAACATTAGAATAATACCATGCGGCAACTAGTCGAGTCAATAGACAATGTTAGTTTTCATGAAATTGCTTGTGCGGCTCGGAGTTTTTATTTGTGTGAGGTGCGGTTATCCCGGCGCGAGGTGCGGTCTTTCGCGTTTGAGGTGCGGTTATCCCGGCGCGAGGTGCGGTCTTTCGCGTTTGAGGTGCGGTCACTTATAAACGCGACCAAAATAAGCTCTTAGTAAATCACGATTTTCAATAATCTGTCGCTTGCCTCGTACATTACTCTTGGGTGCTGATTTTTCGAGTAGCCGGTACAACACGTATTTGTCTTTGACACCAAGCAGCTGGTACGCAACCCGCGTGTCGAGTTTATTGCCAAACAGCACTGCGTATTCTTGCAGCGTGACTTCGTGTGCATCGCGCGAAGTAAACTCACATCCGTCGCAATGCCATTTACGTTCTTGCCAGACAAGTGGACAGTTGCGGCATGTTGGACAAGTCACACCAAGACGCAGTGAATCGAGCGTGATTTTCTGGCGCTCGAGCCAGTGGCGATTGGTATTGCGCACGGGCAATCCCTGCAGCTTTGCTGTTATTGTCGCGACATTAAAAAGTTTCGCTCCGTGCGCTAGTTGCTCTAAATGAAACGGCAAATAATCGAGCGATACGACCGGATACTGTTTTGGCGCCTCCACTACTTTTCCTGAGCGACTCGCCAAAACGATGACGCCGTGTACGGGAACGCCGAGAAATCCAGAAGCTGCCTTTACCGCCCGGTGCAATTGTGCTTCTGGATTACGCATTCCTTCTCTGCGTCCATCAATCATTCGGTGAAACTGAAAATTCACTGAGTCAAAATAAAATTCGCCGATCATGTTCTTTACTTCCAGCACACAAATAAAAGCCGCGTGTACGAGCAATAAGTCAATTTGCGCATTTCCTTCTTTATACGGCATATGCACATCACTCAGAAAAATCGCTCCTGGTAAATCCAACTCTCTTTTCAATAAACTTGCAGTACGCTGTTCACCACTTGCACCTGCTAAAGAATTTTTCAGTTCAGACAACACGACTTGCTTTGATTCATGCGCTACACACAAACGTTCCGCCGCGACCATTTGCATCAGTAAAAATTCGTTCATTCGACACCTCCCAAAAGTTTTTAAAAAAGCCTTCGCTCCAATAGCGAAGGCTCAGAATATGTTATTTTGTAAAAACGGCTTTGATTTTTGTAAACAAGCTTGGTGGCGCTTTTTCCATGCTCATTAATGGCACTGATTCTCCGAGTAAGCGGCGCGCAATGTTGCGGTAGCCAAGTGCTGCGGTGTTTGACGGATCCATCACGATCGGTTCGCCTTTGTTTGAGCTCGAAATAACGCGCTCGTCATCTGCGATAATCCCCAAAAGGTCAATCGATAAATGCGTTGTAATTTCATTGACATCTAACGCTTCTCCCGCTTTCATCAAATGTGGACGAATGCGGTTGATGATCAAACGCGGTGCGTCGATGTTTTCTTCAAGTTCCAGTAACCCAATGATGCGATCAGCATCACGAACAGCTGAAATTTCAGGAGTTGTCACGACAATTGCGTGGTCTGCTCCAGCTACGGCATTTTTATAGCCTTGCTCAATACCAGCCGGGCAATCGATAATAACAAAATCGTAATCTTTCTTCAGTTCCGTTACCAATTCTTTCATTTGTTCAGGGTTGACGTCATTTTTATCAGCCGTTTGTGCAGCTGGCAATAAATACAACATATCTTCAAACCGTTTGTCTTTAACAAGGGCTTGATGCACTTTGCAACGGCCTTCTAAGACATCGATCAAATCGTAGATAATGCGATTTTCTAAACCGAGAATAACGTCTAGATTACGTAATCCAATATCGGTGTCGATTAGGCATACCCTTTTTCCTTGAAGAGCCAATGCAGTGCCGAGGTTGGCGGTTGTCGTCGTTTTACCGACGCCTCCCTTGCCTGATGTTATTACGATAGCTTCTCCCACACTAGCTTCCTCCTTTAAACGTTGAAATTTGCGGACGAATAAACCGCAATTCCTGCAAACGGTCAATGATGATTGTGCCATTTGTATGTAAATAAGCGCATTCCATTTCCGGTTGTTCCGAAAGACTAGACAATTCGTCTGTCATCGTTTCCAATTCGTCGTGAATTTTCAATTGCGTTGCTTCTAACCACGATGCCGCAATAACTGCGTCACGATTGCCCTTTGTCCCTGCATGCGCCGCGCCTTTTAGTCGGCCCAGTACATAGACACTGCCGCCTGCTTCTACCCGACCATTGGGGTTAACATCTCCAATAACGACCAAATCGCCTTCAGCTTTAATCACTTGACCCGACCGAACAATGCCGACATAGGTTTCCGACTGACTTTCAAGAATTTTTTGTTCACTTTCTTGAACTGTCAATATATCACTTGTCGTTGCGATTACCTTTAAATGAGGATTCGTTGACACCACTTTGCTTAGTTCTTGAATCTGGCTGTCTGTGCAATAGCGTTTGTTCAAATGAACCGTGACTTCGGTATCGCTGTCAAGCGCAGGATCCGATACTTTCGCTGCTACTTCAGCCAATAAATCCGCATACGCACATTGATCGTCAAGATACAGCACAAGTCCTTTATTTTTCCCTTTAATCGTAACGAGATTTTTCAAAAAAATGTCACCTGCGCTTTCATTAATATAACCCTATCTTATTGTCACGCTCAGATAATTGCGTG is part of the Planococcus kocurii genome and encodes:
- a CDS encoding Spo0B domain-containing protein — its product is MKKPMTVAQSLRHARHDFLNELQLIKMNLDLGRLQEAQAIIRSHAEASMHASRLADIGLPLTEEWLLTANWRFLEFDFQVMCLAVQAPAQKDAELRCFLEDFVQSAKLHLTPYEVYSSEILLTSSSSFFEISITGPGSWLDLELVESAGFTVTKECSEDSVMIVVRAQMEG
- the rpmA gene encoding 50S ribosomal protein L27, encoding MLRLNLQFFASKKGVGSTRNGRDSESKRLGAKRADGQEVTGGSILYRQRGTKIYPGENVGRGGDDTLFAKIDGIVRFERYGRDKKKVSVYPVAQEA
- a CDS encoding ribosomal-processing cysteine protease Prp, which translates into the protein MILVTVKETSKRISSFEMSGHADYAEHGQDLVCAGASAVSFGAVNAIMELTGIEPEIQQANSGFLKVSFPNNLNDKTDEQVQLLVRAMIVSLKTIEQDYEEYIKITFTA
- the rplU gene encoding 50S ribosomal protein L21; amino-acid sequence: MYAIIETGGKQIKVEAGQEIYVEKLTGEAGDVITFDKVLFVGGDDTKVGVPFVEGATVTAKVVKNGRAKKITVFTYKAKKNYHRKKGHRQPYTKLTIDAINL
- a CDS encoding nuclease-related domain-containing protein; translated protein: MNEFLLMQMVAAERLCVAHESKQVVLSELKNSLAGASGEQRTASLLKRELDLPGAIFLSDVHMPYKEGNAQIDLLLVHAAFICVLEVKNMIGEFYFDSVNFQFHRMIDGRREGMRNPEAQLHRAVKAASGFLGVPVHGVIVLASRSGKVVEAPKQYPVVSLDYLPFHLEQLAHGAKLFNVATITAKLQGLPVRNTNRHWLERQKITLDSLRLGVTCPTCRNCPLVWQERKWHCDGCEFTSRDAHEVTLQEYAVLFGNKLDTRVAYQLLGVKDKYVLYRLLEKSAPKSNVRGKRQIIENRDLLRAYFGRVYK
- the minD gene encoding septum site-determining protein MinD, translated to MGEAIVITSGKGGVGKTTTTANLGTALALQGKRVCLIDTDIGLRNLDVILGLENRIIYDLIDVLEGRCKVHQALVKDKRFEDMLYLLPAAQTADKNDVNPEQMKELVTELKKDYDFVIIDCPAGIEQGYKNAVAGADHAIVVTTPEISAVRDADRIIGLLELEENIDAPRLIINRIRPHLMKAGEALDVNEITTHLSIDLLGIIADDERVISSSNKGEPIVMDPSNTAALGYRNIARRLLGESVPLMSMEKAPPSLFTKIKAVFTK
- the minC gene encoding septum site-determining protein MinC, with the protein product MKNLVTIKGKNKGLVLYLDDQCAYADLLAEVAAKVSDPALDSDTEVTVHLNKRYCTDSQIQELSKVVSTNPHLKVIATTSDILTVQESEQKILESQSETYVGIVRSGQVIKAEGDLVVIGDVNPNGRVEAGGSVYVLGRLKGAAHAGTKGNRDAVIAASWLEATQLKIHDELETMTDELSSLSEQPEMECAYLHTNGTIIIDRLQELRFIRPQISTFKGGS